From the genome of Corallococcus macrosporus DSM 14697:
GCTGGCCGCGATTACGGCGCCCACGCTGGTGGTGGCCACGGACGACGCCTTCCTGCCGGCGGCCTTCCTGCGCGAGGCGGTGGTGTCGAAGATTCGCGGCGCGCGCCTGGCGTACCTGCCCGGCCCCGGCCATTACCCCCAGGTGGAGCGCCCGGCGGAGACGGCGGCGCTGGTGTCCGCCTTCCTCGCCGGCTCCCTACCGGCCTGAGCGCACGCGTCGAGGAGGCAGCACGATGGCCTGGAACATGTCCTTCGAGTACGACGCGCAGAACGACGTCGTCACCGCGTACTTCACCGACTGCATCCTGGTGAGTGAGGCGGACGTCCTTCGCTGGCGGAAGGAAGTCGAGGAACACCTCTCCAAGTACCCGTCCAAGGTGGACCTCCTCATCAACCTGGACGGGCTGGTGGTGAAGTTCACCGCCGGCCGCGTCTTCGGCAAGGAGCGCCGCGAGGTGCTGGAGCGCTACACGCACCGCTCGTATCGCTTCGGCGGCGACGACATGACGCAGATGTTCGTGCTCACCAGCGGCGCCATCAACGGCGCGGCCGTCAACCACTACGCCACCCGGGATGAAGCACTGGCCGCGCTCCAGGCCGAGCGCGAGGCGCTCCGCAAGCGGGGCTTCTCGCCTTTCAGCGGAGGCTTCCTCGGCAGCAAGGCCTGAGGCTCGGGCGGCTCACACCCCCGCGAACCACTCATAGCCGCGGTCCTCCCAGTAGCCGCCGGTGGGCTCCGGGAGGAAGTTCACCTCGGTGAGGTACTTCACCATCTTGTAGCCCAGCTTCACGCCTGAATAGAGGCGCAGGGGCGCGCCGTGTCCGGGCGTCAGCGGTTGGCCGTTCATCCCGTAGGCCAGAATCGTCTGCGGATGGAAGGCGCTGGGCCGGTCCCAGGACGAGTAATAGCCGGCGTCGAACGAGCGCAGCTCCACGTAGCCGGCGCGCGTGTCCGCGCCCACATGCCGGGCCAGCTCGCTCAAGCGCACGCCATGCCAGGACGCCACCGCGCTCCAGCCCTCCACACAGTGGTGGCGGACGCGCAAATCCGTGCGCGGCAGGCGCTGGAGCTCCTCCAGCGTCATCACGCCGGGCCGCGCCACCCGTCCGCCCACGCGGAGCGCCCAGCCCGCGGGCGCCAGCGGCACCGTGTCGGAGATGAAGTACTCGGGGAACTTCCCCGGGGGCGTCGTCTCCTCGGGGGGCAGCTCCGGCGCCAGCCGGCGTTCGTCGAACAGCGCGGCCTGGAAGCGTGCGTTGAAGCGCTCCATGACGCCCAGGAAGCCCTCGCGCGGGCGGCTGCTGTCGCAGGCGCTGGTGGTGAGCGCGGTGGTGCCCAGCAGCGTCGCGCGCCGCGTGAGGAGGTGTCTAGGCATCCGGCCGCCTTCCGCCCGTCACCATCTCCGCCAGGCTCCGGGGATGGAGCAGCACCAGCACGATGTGGCCCACGGTGAAGAGGGCGAGCAGCGCCAGCACGATGAGGTGGACGGCGCGCGCCGAGTCGTACCCGCCCAGCAGTGAGGTGAGCGCGCCGAGCTGCACCGGCTTGTAGAGGACCAGCCCGGAGAGCACCGCGAGCAGGCCCAGCGCCAGCGTGCCCGTGTACGCCAGCCGCTGGAGGCCGTTGTAGAACCCCTGGGCAGGCGCGTGTCGTCGCACCCGCAGGTAGAAGGCGAGCGTGTCCAGCGCGTTGCGCGTGTCGCGACGGGGTAGGAAGAGGCGGCGGCGCCACTCACCGCTGAGGGCCAGGTAGAGCACGTACGCCACGCCGTTGAGCGTGAGGAACCACGCGAAGGCGAAGTGCCAGTGGCGGGCTCCGGCCAGCCAGTCTCCCAGCCGCATCCACTCCGGCGGAGGGATGCCCTGGAAGGGATACCACCCGTAAGGCCGACCCTGTGGCCCGAGCATGGGGTAGGCGACCCAGATTTGAAGGCCACTGGCCGCCATGATGAGCAGCAGCGGCACGTTGAGCCAGTGCGTGACACGGATGAGCCACGGCTGAGGCCTGCGTCGTTCAGGAGCTTGCACGCGCGCGGAAGTAAGCACCCGGCGTCACGTGGCGTGGGCGCGCCGTGGCTCGCGTTGGTGGACAGCCGTCATTCAGGCGGGGGGCCGCGCGCCGGTGCGTCGCGCCGCGGACGACGCCCTGGGCCCGGAGGGCATCCGGCGTGGGTGAGAGGGTGACGGGGGCTCCGCCTCTTCGCGGGCCTCAACGCGCGCGTGTGGCTCACGGAGCCCGTGGCGCTGGCGGCCTTCGTGGTGGGGCTGCTCGCGTCGCAGTCGCTGACGCACCGGGCGCTGCGGCGGGTGTCGGGGTTGTCGCAGCAGCCTGGGCGAGCTGCTCCAGGCCCGGGCCGCGTCGCAGACGGCGGCGGAGGAGCGTGTGGGCCAGTTGCCGAAGCAGGTGGGGGTTGGACGTGGACCCGGAGCGGCTGGGGTTGGTGCTGGGGAACCTGGTGGGCAACCGGGTGAAGCACACGCCCACGGGCGCAGAGGTGCGGGACACGGGGGAGGGGATTGCCCCGGTGCAGCAGGCGCGCAGCTTCGAGAAGTTCTACCGGGCACCCGGCGCGCCAGCGGGAGGCGCGGGGCTGGGCCGGTGGGAGCGTGATGTCGCGTCGCGAGGAGCATCCGCCCCAATAGGGCGTGTCAGAGGCCCCGGGTACTTTCGTGCTGCACGGGGCCCGCGTCACCTGCAGGGTAGGCCCAACGCCCATGGCTTCGGGCGCTTGGGAAATCACTTGTGCACGTCGAGGGGCGTTGTTAGTGAACTTGCGGTCACCGCAAGTTTCATGGCGGTCGGGCTGCAACACGGGGGAGTGCAGGGCGTTGAGCAAGGAACCCTTCAAGCGTTTCGAGGCGCTCAAGTTCTCCCGGCGCCTCTTGAATGAGGGCTCGTTGGTTCTCAAGCAGCACGCGAAGGACCGCATGAAGGAGCGGAAGCTCGCGACCACGGACATCGAGAACATCATCGAAGGCGGGGCCATCAACAACGAGGGAGAGCAGCAGGGCGGCCGGTGGACCTACGTCATCGAGACCCCTCGCATGGGGCTGGCGGTAGCCTTTCGCTGTGACGAAGCGGGCGAACCTTCCGAATTGGTCATCGTGTCGGTCTGGAGGAAGTCATGAAGTGTGAGAGCTGCGGCGGGAAGGTCTTGGAGACAGGACTCGACAGCTACCACTTCGACGAGAGTGGCCTGGAGGACGTCATCCTCGTGGGGGTGGTCGAGCGCCGGTGTGAGCGCTGTGACGAGCGTGAGGTCGTGATTCCGAAGTTGAAGGAGCTGCACCGGACCATCGCGAAGGCCCTGTCCGCGAAGAGCAGCCTGCTGACGCCGCCGGAGGTGCGCTTCCTGCGCAAACACCTGGGGTTCTCACAGGCTGACTTCGCGAAGCGCATCAACGTCCGGTCCGAGGCTGTGTCCCGCTGGGAGACCGGCGCCGAGGAGCTCAGTTGGCATTTCGAGCTGCTTCTTCGCTTGATGGTGCTGCTGGAGCTTCACGAACGGAACTACACCGTGAAGTCCTTCGACGAAGTCCAGGAGAAGAGGGTGACTGTCCCTGTCCGCATCTTCGCCGAGAAGACGACCTGGCGGCCGGATAGCACCAACATGCTGGCTGCCGCTGTCTCTTGAAGAGCGACGCGTCGTGCGGCAACACCGAGCACCCACGGGAGGGCGCTGTGCCCCCCGTGAGCCGGACGGAGGCCCTCAGGCGTTCGCCTGCCCCTGGAGCTTCTGCATCTCCTCACGCCGGACCTCGGACGCCGTGCGGACGATGTCCTTGCACGACATGCCCAGGTCCTGCTCGGTGACCTTCTGGCCGAGCTGGGGCAGCACGTCCCGCTCCTCCATCGTGACGTGGTCCTTCACCACCTTCTCCAGCTCGCCGAACAGGGCCACGAGCTTGTCCGGGTCGTTGCGCGAGCGAATCATCTGGGCGATGAGCTCCGTCATCTTCCCGTGCTCCTCCATGGAGTCCTGAATCAGCTCCTCCCCCACCACCCGGCGCGCGGCGGGGTACACCCAGCGCTCTTCAATCGTGGTGTGCAACGTGAGCGCCTCCGCGAGCTGGATGCCGAGCTCCTTCCTGCTCGCGTCGTCCTTCGCCGCGCGACAGGCGTCGAACAGCGCCTCCACCTCACGGTGCTGCTGAATCAACAGGTCAATCACGTCCACGTCCGCGCTCCTTGGAATCGGTTCGGTGTCCTCCAATGCTCCGCATGCGCGTAGGACGCCGCAATCACCGCTCCGGGCGCGCGGCGGAGCCCTGCCCGGTCCGCTCCCGTGGGACACCGTGGGCACACGCCGGGCGCACGTGTGCTCGCGGGTCCGCGCTCAGCCCTCGCCCAGCCGCTCGAACCGCTTCTCGCCGTGCCCAGCCGCAGGTCGACGAAGGCCAGGTCGGCGGGGCCCTGCGCCAGCGCCGCCAGCGCGGCCTCGGGCGTGGCGGCCTCCCGGACCTCGCGGCCGAAGCCCTCCAGGCACACGCGCAGGGTGGGGCGGATGTTCCGCTCGTCGTCGACCACCAGCACCCGCATGGGGCGCGCTCGCACGTCCCCGTGGCTCCCCCCGCGCGTCCCGCCTCCGCCTGGCGTGCGGGAGCACACGCCAGGCCCGCCCCGATGTTGGCGGTTGCCGCACACCCGTCACACACCGTGCTGGCATTGCCCGCCGGATTGGGATGGAACAGGGGCGTATGCGCTTGATTGGGATGATGACTGGCGGCACCCCGCCCGGAGATGGGGAAGAGGAGAACGTCTTCTCCCGGGCCCGAGGCCCGTCGCCGGAGGAGCAGCGGACCCGCAAGGCCGTGCTGCTGGGGCTCGTGCTGTTGCTGCTGGTCAGCGTGTGGCTGTACGTCCGGGGCGGGGAGAACCGGGCGCTGAACGCGCTGTCTCCCATGCAGCGGGCCTCGCTCTTCCAGGAGACGCGGGACTCCTTCCGGGAGATGTGCACGGGCGACGCGGGCACCCGCCGCTTTCCGAAGCGCTGCGCGCAGATGGCGGAGTTCCTCACCCGCTTCACCGAGTGCGACGCCCCCTGCCGCGAGGAGATCGCCCCCGCCCTCCCTCCACCCTCACGCTGAGACAGGACGCGGAGTCCAGGCAAGGCATGGCCCGCCTCCCTGCCCGGAGAGCACGGTGAAAGCAGGGCAAACGGAATGTTTTCCCGGGGTGGGGTCGGCTCACACCCCTTGGGTACGCCTCCCCGTGTCCGCGCGGATGGGACGGGGCGTGAGAGTTACCAGCCCGGGAACAGTTGGCTATCCTACGACGCACCAATGTGCGGCTCCCTCAGGAGTCCACGGAAGGATGGCGACATGTGCTGGCGCAGCGTGCCCCGGAAAACGGGGCGGCTCTTCAACAGCCGGATTCAGGCCGCGGCGCGCGGTGTGGATGCGCGGACGTTGAAGGGGGCTCAGGGTAGCGGGGAGGCCAGCGGGTGCGTCTGAAGCTCAAGCAGAAGATGATGTTGCTGCCAGCGGTCGTCGCGCTGTTCCTGGTGGCCATCCTGGTGGCGTTCTTCACCCTGGGGGCGCGCTCCGGTGGCGTGTACGCGCGCATCAGCAGCTCGCACGTGCCCACCATCGAGCTGAGCCGCGAGGTGATGCACCGCTACCCGGGCCTGCACCGCAACGTGGCGGCGGCGGTGACGGGGAAGCTGGCGGGAGGGCTGGAGCCGGTGCGCGCGGAGGTGAGCGAGCTCCAGGCGAAGCTCGACCTCGCGCGGGGAGTGCCCGGGGCGAACACCGAGCGGACGGACGCGCTCAAGGCGGCGCTGACCGCGTACTGGACGGCCGCAGAACAGGCGCTGGCCTTCGCGGTGGCGGGGGACGCGCGGGCGGAGGCCACGTTCGCGGCGGTGGAGGCCCAGGCGGCCGCGCTGCGCGAGGCGCTCCAGAAGGCCGTGGACGAGGACGCCCAGGCCATTGGCCGCTCCTACGAGGAGGTGGCCGGGCTGCACAGCGCCAGCATCTGGGCCGTGAGCGGGCTGGTGCTGCTGTGCATCGCGCTGACGGTGGGGCTGGCCATCTGGCTGCACCGCGAGGTGACGCTGCCGCTGGCGAAGCTGACCCACGTGGCCACGCGCATCGCGGAGAAGGGCGACCTGACGCAGGAGCTCGACGTGAGCGCCCACGACGAGGTGGGCGAGCTGGCGCGCGGCTTCCAGGTCATGGTGACGCGGCTGCGCAACGTGCCCACCACCATCCAGGCGGTGGTGACGGACCTCACGACGGCGGCGAAGACGCTGACGCAGGCCAGCCAGGAGCAGGTGAACTTCCTCACCAACCAGTCCCGCAGCCTCACCGAGGCCAGCACCACCATCGCCGAAATCGCGCAGACGTCCAGCATGGCCGCCAGCCGCGCGGAGATGGTGCTCCGCGTCGCCGGGCAGGCGGACGCGTTCAGCGTCTCCGGCCAGGAGTCCATCGAGAAGAGCGCCGAGGGCCTCCAGCAGATTCGTCAGCGCGTGGGCGCGCTGGTGGGCAGCATCGGGCACCTGAGCGACCAGGCGGTGCACGCCGGGGAAATCATCGGCAGCGTGAAGGATTTGGCGGACCAGTCCAACGTGCTCGCGCTCAACGCGGCCATCGAGGCGGCGCGCGCCGGGGAGCAGGGCCGGGGCTTCGCGGTGGTGGCGCGGGAGATGCGTTCACTCAGCGGCCAGTCGCTGCAGAGCACCCAGCGCATCGGGAAGATTCTCCTCGAAATCAACCAGGCCATCCGCCAGACGGTGGGCATCGCCGAGGGCGACAGCGAGAAGATGGAGGAGGGCATCGAGCAGGTGCTCGCCTCGGCCAACACGCTGAAGGAAATCACCACCGTGGTGCAGGAGAGCAGCCAGGCCGCGCGCCAGATCGTGGCCTCCGTCACCCAGCAGAACGCGGGCATCGCGCAGATGACCGAGGTGATGACCTCGCTGTCCGCCATGATGGCGGACGTGGTGACGGCCACCATGACGGCCGAGCAGGCGGTGACGCAAATCAACACGTCACTGGGACAGCTCGAGGCGCTGTCCACCGGCTTCCGCGTCTGAAGCCGTCGCCGGGCCGCGCGGGTGCCACCGTCCCGGGTGGCACCCCGGCCCGCGTCCGGCTCACTCCCCCTGCATCAGCCCGGTGACGCGCCCGTCGTCGTGGACGGTGACGCGCCGGGCGGCCGGCTCTCGCGGCAGGCCGGGCATGGTGAGGAGGTCGCCGGTGAGCGCCACCATGAAGCCCGCGCCCGCGGACAGGCGCACCTCTCTCACGGTGAGCGTGAAGCCGCGCGGCCGCCCCGGCTTCGTGGGGTCATCCGACAGCGACAGGTGCGTCTTCGCCATGCACACCGGCAGGCCCGCGCCGCCCAGCTCGCGGATGGCCTCCAGGTCCTTCTTCGCGTTCGAGGTGAAGGCCACGTCGTCCGCGCCGTACACGGTGCGGGCGATGGCGGCCACCTTCTCCTCGGGCGACTGCGCCACGTCGTAGAGGAAGCGCGGCTGGGGCGGCGCGGCGTCCGTGCCGTCCAGCATCTCCAGCACGCGGTCGGCCAGCTCCAGCGAGCCGTCACCGCCCCGCGAGTAGCCGTCACACACCGCCAGCTCCACGCCGCGCGCCCTGCCGAAGGCGCGCAGCTCCTCCAGCTCCGCCTCGGTGTCCTGCGGGAAGCGGTTGACGCACAGCACCGCCGGCAGGCCGAAGGCGGCCACCGACTCCAGGTGCTTCTCCAGGTGGGCGAAGCCGCGCACCAGGGCCTCGCGGTCCGGCTCGGCCACGCGCGCGGGGGCGGCGCCGCCGTGGTGCTTCAGCGCGCGCAGCGTCACCACCAGCACCACGCCCCGGGGCCACAGCCCGGCGCCGCGGCACTTGATGTCCAGGAACTTCTCCGCGCCCAGGTCGAAGCCGAAGCCCGCCTCCGTGATGACCTCGTCCGCATAGGCCAGCCCCATGCGCGTGCCCAGCACGGAGCTGCACCCGTGGGCGATGTTGGCGAAGGGCCCCGCGTGCACCAGCGCCGGGCCGCCCTCGCGCGTCTGGGCCAGGTTGGGCATCAGCGCGTCCTTGAGCAGCGCCACCATGGCCGCCGCCGCGTCCACGTCCCGGGCGCGCACCGGCTGGCCGTCCCGGGTGTGTCCGATGATGACGCGGCCCAGCCGCGCCTCCAGGTCCTTCAGGCCCTCCGCGAGCGCGAGGATGGCCATGACCTCGCTGGCGGCGGTGATGTCGAAGTGGTCCTCGCGCGGCACGCCCTGCGCCTTGCCGCCCAGGCCGACGATGACGTTGCGCAGGAAGCGGTCGTTCATGTCCATGGCGCGCCGCCAGCGCACGCGCGTGGCGTCCAGGGCCACCGGCTGCCCGTAGAAGACGGCGTTGTCCACCAGCGCGGACAGCAGGTTGTTGGCGCTGGTGATGGCGTGCAGGTCCCCGGTGAAGTGCAGGTTGATGTCCGCCGCGGGCTCCAGGCTGGCCTGCCCGCCGCCGGTGCCGCCGCCCTTCACGCCGAAGACGGGCCCCAGCGACGGCTCCCGCAGGGCCGCCACCGCCCGGCGCCCGCGCTTGCGCAGGCCCATGGCCAGCGACACGGACATGGTCGTCTTGCCCTCGCCCGGCGGCGTGGGGTTGATGGCGGACACCAGCACCAGCCGCCCCTGCCGGCCGCCGCGTCTGCCCAGCGCGTCCAGCGACACCTTGGCCCGGTGGGTTCCCCACGGCAGCACGTCCTCGGGAGACAGGCCCAGCTCGGCGCCCACGTCGGTCATGGCTCTCAGCGTCATGCCGGGAATCTCCGCGTGAACCTGGCGGCGGTCAACGGCGCAGACGCCCGCATGTTAGCCTTCACGGCCGTGAAGACTTTCGCTCGCGTGTCTGGAGTCCTGCTGCTCTGCCTCGGCGGTGCCAGCCCCGTCCTGGCCGCCGCGCCAGACGCCAACGTCCAGGGCTTCAAGGCCTACGAAAAGGGAGACATCCGCAAGGCGCATGGCCTCTTCGAGAAGGCCTTGAAGAAGGACCCCGCCAATCCCTACGCACGGCTCAACCGGGCGCGGACCACCACCCTGCTCGAGCACAAGCGGGACGTGGACGACGCCTGCGACTTCGGTAGCAACTGGGTGTACCTGGCGCTGGCGGACCTGTCGGAGGCCGTGAAGGCCAACCGCGCCGCCATCCTCCCGAAGATTGACGAGGACCAGAAGGGCCTGAAGGCCCTCAAGGCGCTCGACGAGTACAAGAAGTGGCGCACGGCGGTGTCCGTCCTCGCGGAGGAGAAGGGCGCGGTGGACGGACTCATCGGCGTGGGCACCACGTCGGATTGGCTGTACGTGCAGCCAGCCCAGGTGCCCGTGCACGTCACCCTGGTGGGGGACGAGCGCGTCGTGGAGACGCGGCCCGACACGGGGGACAGCACCCCGGCGAAGTGGACGCGCTCCGGTGCGGGCGTGAAAATCACCCCGGAGAAGGCGCCGGCTCAGTCCTGGAGGCTGCAGGTCCGCGAGACCTTCTTCAACCAGGGCAAGTCCTTCTTCTACGAGCTCGTGCTGGTGCCGGAGGGCGACGTGCCCGAGCCCGCGTCGGAATGGATGTCGGGCCCGCTGGTCGCCGGTCCGCTCACCGCCGATTGTTCATAGCCCGCGTCAGTCCAGGCGGAAGCCCTCGGGGGCGCGCGGGTCCTTGCGCTCATACATGTTGAGGTACAGCGTCACCGGCGCCTCCAGGCCGTCATAGGTGACGTCGTACACGTCGAGCAGGCCGCTGCCGAAGGGCGAGTCCGGCGACTCGAAGAAGCAGCAGCTCCCCCGCCGCTCATAGCGGACCTTCTGCCCCTGCGGTCCCCGCAGGTGCTCCAGGTATTCGTGCTCCCCGTTGACACCGCCTCCCACGTGGATGGGGTCCTCGCTGCTGTAGCCATAGCCCAGGGCAGCGCCATCCTCGCGGGGCGGCGGCTCGCCGTGGGGCGCCGGCTTCTCCTCGGCGGGCTCGGGCGGCCGGGTGGCGCTGGCGGTGGAGGCGCAGCCCGTGGCCAACACGGGCATCAGGAAGAGCATCGCGAGGCGTGAGGTCGTCATGGCGGCGGAGCCTACTGCTTTCGAACGGCGGGCGGCGTCGGAGTCGGAGCCCCTCCGCCGGTGGCGGCCGAGCAGGGTGGCCCCTTTCACGCCCTTGTCGGGCGCCGCATCTTTGCGCCGGACCTGTCCCGCCAGCGGTGCCGAGGAGCGCCTATGTCGAAGGCTCACATCCACGAGCAAGAACGGAGCGGATGGGGCGCGCCGGGGGCCGCCGAGGCCCCTCACCCGAGCGAGCCCGTCTTCGCTCCGGCGCTGCTGCGCCTGGGCCGGGGGCTCCAGGCGGCCCTCATCGTCGACGCGCAGGGGCGCGTGGCCTGGATGGACGAGGCGCTGACCCACGCCACCGGCCCGCATGGCGAGCCCTACGAAGGTCGTCCGCTGGAGGAGGTGCTCGCCCGGCTGCCGTGGCTCGCGCGGGCGATGCGGCCGGCGCTCCACGGCAAGGCGGGTGTCCACGAGGAGCAGGGACTCAAGGCCTTCGTCCTGCCCGTGTTCGACGAGCAGGGGCGCATGCTGGGCGCCTGCGCGCGCCTCCAAATCCCCGACCCGGTGGCGACGCACGGCGCCGAGGGCGGCGTGACGCGGCACGCGCCGGAGACGCTGGCGCACATGAACTCGGTGCTGCGCGCCACCTTCGACTCGATTGCGGAAGGCGTCATCGTGGTGGACCTGCACAAGCGCGTCACGGC
Proteins encoded in this window:
- a CDS encoding methyl-accepting chemotaxis protein — protein: MRLKLKQKMMLLPAVVALFLVAILVAFFTLGARSGGVYARISSSHVPTIELSREVMHRYPGLHRNVAAAVTGKLAGGLEPVRAEVSELQAKLDLARGVPGANTERTDALKAALTAYWTAAEQALAFAVAGDARAEATFAAVEAQAAALREALQKAVDEDAQAIGRSYEEVAGLHSASIWAVSGLVLLCIALTVGLAIWLHREVTLPLAKLTHVATRIAEKGDLTQELDVSAHDEVGELARGFQVMVTRLRNVPTTIQAVVTDLTTAAKTLTQASQEQVNFLTNQSRSLTEASTTIAEIAQTSSMAASRAEMVLRVAGQADAFSVSGQESIEKSAEGLQQIRQRVGALVGSIGHLSDQAVHAGEIIGSVKDLADQSNVLALNAAIEAARAGEQGRGFAVVAREMRSLSGQSLQSTQRIGKILLEINQAIRQTVGIAEGDSEKMEEGIEQVLASANTLKEITTVVQESSQAARQIVASVTQQNAGIAQMTEVMTSLSAMMADVVTATMTAEQAVTQINTSLGQLEALSTGFRV
- a CDS encoding cytochrome b/b6 domain-containing protein; this encodes MQAPERRRPQPWLIRVTHWLNVPLLLIMAASGLQIWVAYPMLGPQGRPYGWYPFQGIPPPEWMRLGDWLAGARHWHFAFAWFLTLNGVAYVLYLALSGEWRRRLFLPRRDTRNALDTLAFYLRVRRHAPAQGFYNGLQRLAYTGTLALGLLAVLSGLVLYKPVQLGALTSLLGGYDSARAVHLIVLALLALFTVGHIVLVLLHPRSLAEMVTGGRRPDA
- a CDS encoding formate--tetrahydrofolate ligase, with product MTLRAMTDVGAELGLSPEDVLPWGTHRAKVSLDALGRRGGRQGRLVLVSAINPTPPGEGKTTMSVSLAMGLRKRGRRAVAALREPSLGPVFGVKGGGTGGGQASLEPAADINLHFTGDLHAITSANNLLSALVDNAVFYGQPVALDATRVRWRRAMDMNDRFLRNVIVGLGGKAQGVPREDHFDITAASEVMAILALAEGLKDLEARLGRVIIGHTRDGQPVRARDVDAAAAMVALLKDALMPNLAQTREGGPALVHAGPFANIAHGCSSVLGTRMGLAYADEVITEAGFGFDLGAEKFLDIKCRGAGLWPRGVVLVVTLRALKHHGGAAPARVAEPDREALVRGFAHLEKHLESVAAFGLPAVLCVNRFPQDTEAELEELRAFGRARGVELAVCDGYSRGGDGSLELADRVLEMLDGTDAAPPQPRFLYDVAQSPEEKVAAIARTVYGADDVAFTSNAKKDLEAIRELGGAGLPVCMAKTHLSLSDDPTKPGRPRGFTLTVREVRLSAGAGFMVALTGDLLTMPGLPREPAARRVTVHDDGRVTGLMQGE
- a CDS encoding DUF4258 domain-containing protein, with the protein product MSKEPFKRFEALKFSRRLLNEGSLVLKQHAKDRMKERKLATTDIENIIEGGAINNEGEQQGGRWTYVIETPRMGLAVAFRCDEAGEPSELVIVSVWRKS
- a CDS encoding molybdopterin-dependent oxidoreductase yields the protein MPRHLLTRRATLLGTTALTTSACDSSRPREGFLGVMERFNARFQAALFDERRLAPELPPEETTPPGKFPEYFISDTVPLAPAGWALRVGGRVARPGVMTLEELQRLPRTDLRVRHHCVEGWSAVASWHGVRLSELARHVGADTRAGYVELRSFDAGYYSSWDRPSAFHPQTILAYGMNGQPLTPGHGAPLRLYSGVKLGYKMVKYLTEVNFLPEPTGGYWEDRGYEWFAGV
- a CDS encoding hemerythrin domain-containing protein, which codes for MDVIDLLIQQHREVEALFDACRAAKDDASRKELGIQLAEALTLHTTIEERWVYPAARRVVGEELIQDSMEEHGKMTELIAQMIRSRNDPDKLVALFGELEKVVKDHVTMEERDVLPQLGQKVTEQDLGMSCKDIVRTASEVRREEMQKLQGQANA
- a CDS encoding type II TA system antitoxin MqsA family protein; translated protein: MKCESCGGKVLETGLDSYHFDESGLEDVILVGVVERRCERCDEREVVIPKLKELHRTIAKALSAKSSLLTPPEVRFLRKHLGFSQADFAKRINVRSEAVSRWETGAEELSWHFELLLRLMVLLELHERNYTVKSFDEVQEKRVTVPVRIFAEKTTWRPDSTNMLAAAVS